Proteins encoded within one genomic window of Mya arenaria isolate MELC-2E11 chromosome 13, ASM2691426v1:
- the LOC128215391 gene encoding uncharacterized protein LOC128215391, with translation MSRRGLLVQYDTRNVLASVPWEEFPYWAMSDLTGIPAKDRFNGALPVVDGTTSHEESLESSPQEVTNWTWEDNKYQEYVRHALLPFGDVIAETALKLYPENVHNPEFQLASLVTDLRVTCGNDYLALVMATSFTSPVFRYIAEYAPSAPMKAFWVTLPARYAFHGIDMFAFYKTTGLMIDNMTDTDRQWEVNVQQEVLSFMQIGRPFTAYLGMFPGQTAVLSENTTVTAGYHTAECLFWLKNGFFSYTLIN, from the exons ATGTCAAGACGAGGACTGCTTGTACAATATGACACCAGAAATGTGCTTGCCAGCGTGCCATGGGAGGAGTTCCCGTACTGGGCGATGAGCGATCTCACTGGAATCCCAGCTAAAGATCGCTTTAATGGTGCTCTTCCGGTTGTCGatg GTACCACATCCCATGAAGAAAGTTTAGAGTCTAGTCCGCAAGAGGTCACCAACTGGACATGGGAAGATAACAAGTATCAGGAGTATGTCCGCCATGCGTTACTTCCCTTTGGTGACGTCATAGCAGAGACCGCGCTTAAGCTCTACCCAGAAAACGTGCACAATCCAGAATTTCAATTAGCTAGTCTAGTGACAGACCTCAGAGTGACTTGTGGAAACGATTATCTGGCTCTAGTAATGGCGACTTCTTTTACGTCCCCGGTGTTCAGATACATAGCAGAATATGCCCCCTCCGCTCCAATGAAGGCGTTTTGGGTAACGCTTCCCGCGAGATACGCCTTTCACGGCATCGACATGTTCGCTTTCTATAAAACCACGGGACtcatgattgacaacatgacaGACACAGACAGGCAGTGGGAGGTCAACGTGCAGCAGGAAGTTTTGAGTTTTATGCAAATCGGAAGGCCTTTTACGGCCTACCTGGGAATGTTTCCCGGCCAAACCGCAGTGCTTAGTGAGAACACAACGGTTACGGCTGGGTACCACACTGCAGAGTGTCTCTTCTGGTTAAAGAACGGGTTCTTCTCCTACACCTTGATAAATTAA